The proteins below are encoded in one region of Paenibacillus sp. YYML68:
- a CDS encoding fibronectin type III domain-containing protein, whose translation MIYKQVKKGWSIVLCTVLAATVATPTALAVDYKSYQGFTTDTTPVMPAQEQHPSLWFRSNEQAAVYAKRTADDYAASLWSSINSSKYLTADLPAVPGCTFSSSIHSYYGDMARIAKYNAFMYTMEGSLVHKQRAVDALKRAYDGPIYTCAEIEPTISSSPIDETYRANWAQNFAAAYDWMQPHLDPADDAMIRDRLAFEAQTLYENIWIRVDGVNDRGWGPRPHNHRSKPAWGLGSLALVLSDYSKSGMNTPKDWLKEALEAANSNLSYFFSKDGIYREGSQYYIYSHINFLPFMYHYKNVSGVDQFRTYKPAFIWEFNIANNKGWLPNFADSYIRHNFLQMVAGQYMTNEDTTPLHSSAKWGNLFQWRYATTDKTPWGGEFGNNTGASYDDTMDLDKYLTYAPNVAPIAPEGSGTQFFNEGGQTIFRNNWNVNDPSSRYLLFHGVAEADNHNNFDHLSYIIHAENQMMASDSGYSRSAYGDAVRRSWYRTSDAHNTATLDGKWPVDFAESQTPPSTYSIDTDFFDFQQKSARFINIQNDTTKGENPLLYPPDSESLGYIDRSIAFPAQEYFVVADQLRSKDGTPRDFKVNIHGGKGTMSGEGNSRVWVYPNSVYGSASKFAAWVLGDQVTLTDHEGEISYVKDDYTVHGYVKAGKQAAEASLLQILVPLSITEELPEVTNLSDAQRAGGTVQKDGHLDTYLLQQQSASVQVGHVTSDATFAYVRDAGPVEQYMIREATGLTYRGTQLAQASSPVTLTMNVNDRSRHNGHVFVPAGGSELSLRVPFGKKAQQLTVNGAPATFTETGGYVRVQLAQGETTIEVQYTDAAIVDTTAPGAIQDVAAASISSSQAELSWTAPGNDGNVGKADYYDVRYDTKPITADSWNEAKRASGEPTPAVPGTNQAMTLSGLYPNTTYYVAMKAGDESGNVAALSNVVTVVMPQVADTIAPAGITDMVATAVSPYSIKLDWTSTGDDGYVGTATSYEIRYSTSPMTEDSFESALLVNNSITPQAVGHAETHTIEGLLPGRTYFVGMKSEDEAGNRSKLSNQKLVTMPDDASTEKLTIVSVTADEHDGNVPANVADGDLSTRWSSQSQGALGSRTAQRLDLDLGSIRSLSHMKIAYHSGNVRKSYFSVEVSSDGQVWSPVLTQVETSGMTLGFETYELQSTNARYVRLLGYGNSSSGWNSIGEIEVYGTSAANLPPVTVGELSIVDKDGKTVTQWTSSSEVKAHYTITNNSEDSKPVTAIVVLQDQNGRTVHLSAVKSELQGWETHDYTASLRLPEAVEGLQLKVLVWNDLKSMQPLAEAMVRP comes from the coding sequence ATGATCTACAAGCAAGTCAAGAAAGGTTGGAGCATCGTCTTGTGCACGGTGTTGGCAGCTACAGTCGCGACACCTACGGCTCTTGCGGTCGATTACAAGAGCTATCAAGGGTTCACAACGGATACCACTCCGGTAATGCCCGCACAAGAGCAGCATCCGAGTTTATGGTTCCGTTCGAACGAACAGGCGGCCGTGTATGCTAAGCGAACAGCAGATGACTATGCAGCTTCGCTATGGAGCTCAATTAACTCGAGTAAATATTTAACCGCAGATTTGCCAGCGGTACCAGGCTGTACGTTCAGTAGCTCTATCCATTCGTATTATGGGGATATGGCACGTATCGCCAAGTACAACGCCTTCATGTACACAATGGAAGGCAGTTTGGTACATAAGCAGCGTGCGGTAGATGCATTGAAGCGTGCGTATGACGGTCCGATCTATACCTGTGCTGAGATTGAGCCTACGATATCAAGCTCTCCGATCGATGAGACATATCGCGCGAACTGGGCGCAGAACTTCGCTGCGGCCTACGACTGGATGCAGCCGCATCTCGATCCGGCGGACGACGCGATGATCCGGGATAGACTCGCATTCGAAGCACAGACGCTCTATGAGAATATCTGGATTCGCGTAGACGGTGTGAACGACCGCGGCTGGGGCCCGCGTCCGCACAATCATCGCTCGAAGCCAGCTTGGGGTCTCGGCTCGCTCGCGCTCGTGCTGTCCGATTACAGCAAGTCGGGCATGAACACGCCGAAGGATTGGCTGAAGGAGGCGCTGGAGGCAGCGAACTCGAACCTGAGCTACTTCTTCAGTAAGGACGGCATTTATCGGGAAGGGTCGCAATATTATATCTACTCGCATATTAACTTCTTGCCGTTCATGTACCACTACAAGAACGTCTCGGGCGTGGACCAGTTCCGCACCTACAAGCCGGCGTTCATCTGGGAGTTCAATATCGCGAACAACAAGGGCTGGCTGCCGAACTTCGCAGACTCCTACATTCGCCATAACTTCCTTCAGATGGTCGCAGGCCAGTACATGACCAATGAGGACACGACTCCGCTGCATAGCTCGGCTAAGTGGGGCAATCTGTTCCAGTGGCGCTATGCGACGACCGATAAGACGCCTTGGGGCGGCGAATTCGGTAACAATACCGGCGCCAGCTACGACGACACGATGGACCTGGATAAATATTTGACGTACGCGCCCAATGTAGCTCCGATTGCGCCTGAAGGCTCGGGTACCCAGTTCTTCAACGAGGGCGGACAGACGATCTTCCGGAACAACTGGAACGTGAACGATCCATCGAGCCGTTATCTGCTATTCCATGGCGTAGCCGAAGCGGATAACCATAACAACTTTGACCATCTCAGCTATATCATCCACGCGGAAAATCAGATGATGGCGAGCGACTCCGGCTATTCTCGCTCTGCTTATGGAGATGCGGTGCGCAGATCGTGGTACCGGACGAGCGACGCGCACAACACGGCGACACTCGACGGGAAGTGGCCGGTTGATTTTGCGGAGAGCCAGACGCCGCCTTCGACCTACAGCATCGATACGGACTTCTTCGACTTCCAGCAGAAGTCGGCGCGGTTCATTAACATTCAGAACGATACGACCAAGGGCGAGAATCCACTGCTGTATCCTCCGGACAGCGAGAGCCTCGGGTATATCGATCGCTCGATTGCGTTCCCAGCTCAAGAATACTTCGTCGTGGCGGATCAGCTGCGCAGCAAGGACGGCACTCCGCGTGATTTCAAGGTGAACATTCACGGCGGTAAGGGCACGATGAGCGGCGAAGGAAACTCGCGGGTATGGGTGTATCCGAACAGCGTGTACGGCTCGGCCTCCAAGTTTGCTGCATGGGTACTTGGCGATCAAGTAACCTTGACCGATCATGAAGGCGAGATTTCGTACGTGAAGGACGATTACACGGTGCACGGCTATGTGAAGGCAGGCAAGCAAGCAGCCGAGGCGAGCCTCCTGCAAATTCTTGTTCCGCTTTCTATAACGGAAGAGCTTCCGGAAGTTACCAACCTGAGTGATGCACAGCGTGCTGGAGGTACAGTTCAGAAGGATGGACACCTCGATACGTACTTGCTGCAGCAGCAATCCGCTTCTGTACAGGTTGGACATGTGACGAGCGATGCGACGTTCGCCTATGTGCGCGATGCTGGTCCAGTGGAGCAGTACATGATTCGTGAGGCGACGGGATTGACGTACCGCGGCACACAGCTGGCGCAAGCCTCGTCTCCAGTGACGCTGACGATGAATGTAAACGATCGTTCGCGCCACAACGGTCATGTGTTCGTGCCGGCAGGTGGCTCGGAGCTGAGTCTGCGAGTGCCATTCGGTAAGAAAGCACAGCAGCTGACCGTGAACGGTGCTCCGGCTACTTTCACCGAGACTGGCGGTTACGTGCGCGTGCAGCTTGCACAAGGTGAGACCACGATCGAGGTGCAGTATACGGATGCAGCGATCGTCGATACGACAGCGCCAGGCGCTATTCAAGATGTAGCAGCAGCCTCCATCTCCTCCAGTCAGGCTGAGCTTAGCTGGACAGCTCCGGGCAATGATGGCAATGTGGGGAAAGCAGACTATTACGACGTGCGCTACGATACGAAGCCGATTACAGCAGACAGCTGGAATGAAGCGAAACGCGCATCGGGAGAGCCAACACCGGCTGTACCGGGCACGAATCAAGCGATGACGCTCAGTGGCTTGTATCCGAATACAACCTATTATGTAGCGATGAAGGCAGGAGACGAATCCGGCAATGTAGCGGCCTTGTCGAATGTGGTCACGGTTGTGATGCCGCAGGTGGCGGATACGATTGCGCCAGCAGGCATTACGGATATGGTTGCGACGGCTGTCAGTCCATATTCAATCAAGCTGGATTGGACCTCGACCGGCGATGACGGTTATGTAGGCACAGCGACTTCGTATGAGATTCGCTACAGCACAAGTCCGATGACAGAGGACAGCTTCGAATCGGCTCTGCTTGTGAATAACAGCATTACGCCTCAAGCCGTCGGTCATGCCGAAACGCACACGATCGAGGGGCTGCTGCCGGGACGTACCTATTTTGTAGGGATGAAATCGGAGGATGAGGCTGGCAATCGCTCGAAGCTGTCGAATCAGAAGCTTGTTACGATGCCAGATGATGCATCTACAGAGAAGCTCACCATTGTCTCGGTGACAGCTGATGAGCATGACGGCAACGTGCCGGCGAATGTAGCGGACGGCGACCTGTCGACGCGCTGGTCGTCACAAAGCCAAGGTGCCCTCGGCAGCCGCACCGCGCAGCGGCTGGATCTTGATCTAGGCTCCATCCGCAGTCTGAGTCATATGAAGATCGCTTACCATAGCGGTAACGTTCGTAAGTCCTACTTCAGTGTAGAAGTGTCCTCGGATGGTCAAGTGTGGAGTCCGGTGCTGACACAGGTAGAGACGAGCGGGATGACCTTGGGCTTCGAGACTTATGAGCTGCAATCGACGAATGCCAGATACGTGCGCTTGCTCGGCTATGGTAACTCGTCCAGTGGCTGGAACAGTATCGGAGAGATTGAAGTATACGGTACATCCGCAGCCAACTTGCCGCCAGTAACGGTCGGAGAGCTGTCGATTGTGGATAAGGATGGGAAGACAGTGACGCAATGGACGTCTTCCAGCGAAGTGAAAGCACATTATACCATCACGAACAACAGCGAGGACTCGAAGCCTGTGACGGCCATTGTCGTGCTCCAGGATCAGAATGGACGTACGGTGCATCTGTCTGCGGTGAAGAGTGAGCTGCAGGGATGGGAGACTCATGATTACACAGCAAGCTTGAGACTGCCGGAAGCTGTTGAAGGCTTGCAGCTGAAGGTGCTCGTATGGAATGATCTGAAAAGCATGCAGCCGTTAGCAGAGGCGATGGTGCGCCCATGA